The genomic window AACGGAATCGACGACCCGCGGGAGAACTAACGCCTTGTCCGAATCTTCGATCGCCACGTTCGGTCCCCTGGTCGACACCCACGCCCACCTCGACGACCCAAGGATGGCCCGGGATCTTGCCGGGGTTCTGGCGAGGGCCCGCGAGCATGGTGTGACTCAGATCGTGGCAATCGGCACGACGGCTGCGTCGTCACGCGACATCGTGTCCCTGGCCAGGGACCACCAAGGGATCTTCGCCGCCATCGGCATTCAGCCAAACCACGGGGCCGAAGCAGAGCCGGGGGACTGGGAGCGAATCGTCGAGCTGGCCGATGCCCCGAAGGTCGTCGCCATCGGTGAGACGGGTCTCGACCGATACTGGGATCGCACACCGTTTCCCCTCCAGCAAGACCTGTTTGACCGTCACCTGACCCTGGCCTTCGAACGTCAGTTGCCGGTGGTCATCCACTGCCGCCAGTGTGAGGCCGACATTGTCGCGCAGCTGGAACAGCTGGGGCGACCTGTCTCGGGCATCTTGCACTCGTTCACCGGCAACTGGGACGATGCGCAGGCCTTCCTGGCGCTGGGCCTTCACCTGTCGTTCGCCGGAATGGTCACGTTTCGGAACGAATCGCTCGACCCGTTACGCGAGGTTGCGTCTCGAATGCCCCTCGATCGGCTGCTGATCGAGACCGATAGCCCGTACCTCAGTCCTCACCCGTTCCGGGGGAAGACGAACGAACCGGGCCGGGTCGCCTGGACTTGCGCCCGAATCGCCGAACTTCGGGGGATGGAGGCGGAAGAACTCGCCCTCCAGACGACCAGGAACGCACGTCGGCTCTTCGGTCTGGAAGAGACGGAGACTCTCTGACGCACCTCATGCCCCAAAACGCAAGGCCATTACCGATCGCCACGCGGTCCGAGTGAATCGGACTTGGGAATGGCGATCGGCAATGGCCTCGTTCAGGGTTTCCCCCGTCGCAGCAAGCAATCAGCTCGAATCGGATCGAAACGAGTCAGGACTCATCGCCGAGGGAGAGTTCGGTCAACTGCTCGGGAGTCGCTTCGTGAAAGCTCAACCCGCGTCGGCGGAGTTCGAAGTGCAATCGAAGCGCAAGCCGGTGCAGTTCGGGGGAATCAATCCGCCAGGCGATATCGACCAGATCAACAGGGGACACTTCGCCGAGGGCCTGACCGCGTCGCTCCAGTTCGGCTTCGAGCCGGAGCACCATTTCAAGCGTCTCGGCATGAGCCTGTTCCGAGCCGCCGACAATCAGGCATTGCTCGCCATTGATGATGCGACGGGGCGCGTCCGAATCTGAGTCATCGAGGCCCAGCCCGAGCAGCATGGCGCGCATCCGTCGACGGGGCCGGTGCCCCGGGGGGTGCATCGTCATCAAAGGTCGGCCTTTCACGAGTGGGAAGTCGGTCTCGGAAACCACCGGGCGGTCGCTTCTCGCGAATGATCCCCTCAACGAGGCTCACATCGCGACCAGCGATCGCCACGGGTTTCATATCGGCTCCACACCGGCGACGGGCCAGTACCGAAGCAGGGGAATCCGCCCTCCTGACCGGAACCAGGCGGAACCCTGCTCATGCCTCTTACGACCCGCCCAAGAGGTCCCGAACGGTTGACTTGGCCACCCGATACGCATGGCGCACCGTGATCGCTCGCGCCTCAATTTGCTCCTCATTGAATAAACGGCCCTCACTGGGCGGTAATCCGGCCAGTGAGATCGTCAACGGCAACAGGTCGAGGAACTGACGATATTTCTGCTGAATATCGCCGCCGGGGGTCGGTTGGTCGGCCATGGCGCGGTCG from Tautonia marina includes these protein-coding regions:
- a CDS encoding TatD family hydrolase, translated to MSESSIATFGPLVDTHAHLDDPRMARDLAGVLARAREHGVTQIVAIGTTAASSRDIVSLARDHQGIFAAIGIQPNHGAEAEPGDWERIVELADAPKVVAIGETGLDRYWDRTPFPLQQDLFDRHLTLAFERQLPVVIHCRQCEADIVAQLEQLGRPVSGILHSFTGNWDDAQAFLALGLHLSFAGMVTFRNESLDPLREVASRMPLDRLLIETDSPYLSPHPFRGKTNEPGRVAWTCARIAELRGMEAEELALQTTRNARRLFGLEETETL